From Musa acuminata AAA Group cultivar baxijiao chromosome BXJ3-8, Cavendish_Baxijiao_AAA, whole genome shotgun sequence, one genomic window encodes:
- the LOC103996063 gene encoding uncharacterized protein LOC103996063, with protein MPRSSRHRSHRLHKHSRDLSDSEEDGSPRERRIREEEPTASSGARVSRDPEPEKRRSSHEHAGKELVVTSNGDASGEHGKKRKEKAEEVAVADRWNGGEECDHKRSKCEEFGPVELDKSSRSKLLTADSKVRSSRRHDGSNERDENSGGKNDSAKHKSERGADRRESSSQYKDGRARNRIEKDTIKDREVQDSRHDKYDDKHSRKNGPKSGGSTEELTSKKYTTNNERQEQYIFRSAETEEPEKHLGRRDDFEDREKWLDDSGHADDRRLYSMDDRSKNRSYKDERHEDAKYRGKYRDDDDRDQKHRDDKYHDECPDKDHTSNRSDKWNLRDENKPLESHYKRIKLQDADHDATSYVDGHETKLKDNRGRNRYSDEKDHSDLEPRGAKEQREVFQKNASITSQTGSHSDKPRSEIQQPEKTNSSPRNHRLKSSISSSTCAAKDLNRNISKIAESAHSESALEDRLYPNAASKGDSSISSGLRDKISATRSGKQTLKDDIHSGELFAEAAASSKCNRTPRSDAHTSPNQLKGRSSSAIINRRFSERSPLKYERFARQCVDIEIGQRSSSSKDGDRGESALEKPIINDISPADVCVRESTLGSSSINRSDYVSDCSFNHLPSPLPVRSGVDYPAVLDPYQDDERAQSTDRKSSNRYKRMDDLGFIRGHGNAWKGAPTWPFPVTNGFVPLQHGPPPVFHPAMSPFPAPPLFGVRPPIDLTHGGVSYHMHDEAVRYSGHCQPFGWHNPVDQLSHPHMQMWDGSSDMFKDESQTYGRPEWDENSQLKSSRGWEMGSDRWNKERELLRHSLTDELTQSKCLPTGSTGAKQSSDTLPVKSAVQSPQKDVIEKTHEPSNVPGDKISNCFVNYFSRIDISPALAGSELYKRCKSQLRTLHVNDACNWTTYRSIQTNKEGSIVKMKSANSILNSFFPSAKDIVFKRAMFLYQQQNGKAYRKHHVPAPVYSEEKESPQASANRKVLGGANCASLEKTDADSTDHIKAGDITVVQDSDCPGDAKDQKSDFPCGPTVHGNSTQGCEVIAEECRMNVSRIHNVPENTH; from the exons ATGCCGCGGAGCTCACGGCATAGATCTCACCGGTTGCACAAGCACTCGAGAGATCTGTCCGATTCCGAGGAGGACGGGAGTCCGCGGGAGAGGAGGATCAGGGAGGAGGAACCGACCGCGAGCTCTGGTGCTAGGGTTTCCAGAGACCCGGAGCCGGAGAAGCGGAGATCCTCGCACGAACATGCCGGGAAAGAGCTGGTGGTCACTAGCAATGGGGATGCCTCTGGGGAGCATGGGAAGAAGCGGAAAGAAAAGGCGGAGGAGGTGGCAGTTGCTGATCGATGGAATGGCGGTGAGGAGTGTGACCACAAGAGGTCGAAGTGTGAGGAATTTGGGCCCGTGGAGTTGGATAAGAGTTCAAGGTCTAAGCTTTTGACTGCTGATTCCAAGGTCAGGTCTAGCAGAAGGCATGATGGTTCAAATGAAAGAGATGAGAATTCTGGTGGGAAGAATGATTCGGCCAAGCACAAGTCTGAAAGAGGTGCAGATCGGAGGGAGAGCAGTAGTCAGTATAAGGATGGAAGGGCTAGGAACAGGATAGAGAAGGACACCATCAAGGACAGGGAGGTCCAAGATTCCAGGCATGACAAGTATGATGATAAGCATAGTAGAAAAAATGGTCCTAAGTCTGGTGGCAGCACAGAAGAACTCACTTCAAAGAAGTATACAACAAATAATG AAAGGCAAGAACAATATATCTTTCGCAGTGCTGAGACAGAGGAGCCTGAGAAACACCTAGGGAGAAGAGATGACTTTGAAGACAGAGAGAAATGGTTGGATGATAGTGGACATGCGGATGATAGGAGATTGTATTCTATGGATGATCGTAGTAAAAATAGAAGCTATAAAGATGAAAGGCATGAAGATGCTAAGTACAGAGGCAAATACAGGGATGACGATGACAGGGATCAGAAGCATCGTGATGACAAGTACCATGATGAGTGTCCAGATAAAGACCACACCAGCAATAGATCTGACAAATGGAACCTTAGAGATGAAAACAAACCTCTGGAGAGTCATTATAAAAGAATTAAACTTCAGGATGCTGATCATGATGCGACTTCCTATGTTGATGGCCATGAAACCAAGCTCAAAGATAACAGGGGAAGAAATAGATATTCTGATGAAAAGGATCACAGTGACCTAGAACCCAGAGGTGCAAAGGAACAACGTGAAGTTTTTCAGAAAAATGCATCGATTACCAGTCAAACTGGTTCACATTCTGATAAACCTAGGTCAGAGATTCAGCAACCAGAGAAGACTAATTCAAGTCCAAGAAATCACCGACTGAAAAGCTCCATTAGCTCAAGCACATGTGCTGCTAAAGATCTTAACAG GAATATCTCAAAGATTGCAGAATCTGCACATAGTGAGTCAGCTCTTGAAGATAGACTTTACCCTAATGCAGCTTCTAAAGGAGATAGTTCCATTTCTTCTGGACTTCGTGACAAAATTTCTGCTACTAGATCGGGGAAGCAAACCCTAAAGGATGACATCCATTCTGGTGAACTTTTTGCAGAAGCTGCTGCTTCTTCAAAGTGCAATAGGACTCCGAGATCAGATGCCCATACGTCACCAAATCAGTTGAAGGGAAGATCTTCTTCAGCTATTATTAATCGTCGGTTTTCAGAAAGATCTCCTTTGAAGTATGAGAGATTTGCCAGGCAATGCGTTGATATTGAAATTGGGCAGAGGAGTAGTAGCTCCAAAGATGGAGACAGAGGAGAGTCGGCTTTGGAAAAGCCAATCATAAATGACATATCTCCTGCTGATGTCTGTGTTAGGGAGTCAACCCTTGGTTCATCATCTATTAATCGAAGTGATTATGTTTCTGACTGTTCATTTAACCACCTTCCCTCTCCATTGCCTGTGAGGTCTGGGGTTGACTATCCAGCAGTCTTGGACCCATATCAAGATGATGAGAGAGCTCAGAGTACCGACCGCAAATCTTCTAATCGTTATAAAAGGATGGATGATCTTGGATTCATAAGAGGGCATGGAAACGCATGGAAGGGTGCCCCAACTTGGCCCTTTCCAGTTACAAATGGTTTTGTTCCATTACAACATGGTCCACCTCCTGTATTTCATCCAGCCATGTCTCCGTTCCCAGCTCCACCTTTATTTGGTGTTCGACCACCTATTGATTTGACCCATGGTGGGGTTTCTTATCACATGCATGATGAGGCTGTGAGGTATTCTGGTCATTGCCAGCCATTTGGTTGGCACAATCCAGTCGATCAATTATCCCATCCTCACATGCAAATGTGGGATGGAAGCAGCGACATGTTTAAGGATGAATCCCAGACCTATGGGAGGCCAGAATGGGATGAAAATAGTCAGCTAAAGAGCAGTAGAGGTTGGGAAATGGGTTCTGATAGGTGGAACAAAGAAAGGGAATTGTTGAGACATTCTCTTACTGATGAACTAACCCAATCAAAATGTTTGCCTACTGGAAGCACTGGAGCAAAACAATCAAGTGATACACTGCCTGTCAAGAGTGCTGTTCAGTCTCCCCAAAAGGATGTAATTGAGAAGACACATGAGCCCTCAAATGTGCCAGGAGATAAAATATCCAACTGTTTCGTCAATTACTTTTCAAGAATAGATATCTCGCCAGCTCTTGCAGGTTCAGAATTGTACAAAAGGTGCAAATCCCAATTGAGAACGTTACAtgttaatgatgcatgcaattggACTACTTACAGAAGCATCCAG ACTAACAAAGAAGGCAGCATAGTGAAAATGAAGAGCGCAAATTCTATCTTGAACTCTTTCTTTCCATCTGCAAAAGATATTGTCTTCAAG AGGGCTATGTTCTTGTATCAGCAGCAAAATGGAAAGGCATACAGGAAACATCATGTACCGGCACCTGTATATTCTGAAGAAAAGGAGTCTCCACAAGCTTCTGCTAACCGGAAAGTACTGGGTGGTGCTAACTGTGCTTCCTTGG